CGCTCCCTTGCGCTCGTCGGCGAGGTTCTCCCAGACCTTCACGAGATGGGAGATCGCGCCGCTACCCCGCTTGGGTGCGCCGCCGCCCCCGCCACCACCGATGGCGGTGCGCTCGTTCATGAGTGTCGTCAGCGAGGCGCGCCAGCCTTCGCCGCGGTCACCGATGCGGCAGTCGTCGGGCACCCGCACGTCGGTCATGTAGACCTCGTTGAACTCGGCCTCACCGGTGATCTGGCGCAGCGGACGCACCTCGACACCCTCGAGGTGCATGTCGAGCGCGAAGTAGGTCATGCCCTTGTGCTTGGGCATGTCGGGATCGGTGCGGGTGACGAGCATGCCCCAGTCGGCGATGTGGGCGAGCGTGTTCCACACCTTCTGGCCGTTGACGATCCACTCGTCGCCGTCGAGTACGGCCTTGGTGGCGAGACCCGCGAAATCGGAGCCGGCGCCGGGCTCGGAGAACAGCTGACACCACTTCTCCTCGCCGGTGAACATCGGACGCAGGAAGCGGTCGTACTGCTCCTGGTTGCCGTGGGCGAGGATGGTCGGCCCGGCCAGGGCCTGGAAGAACTGGGCGGGATTCATGGGCGCGGCACCGGCCTCGGCCAGCCGCTTGTTCACGTCGCGTTGGAGTTGGGGCCGCACACCCAGACCCCCGGCCCGTTCGGGATGGTGGACCCACGCCAGGCCCGCGTCGTACTGGTGACCCCGGAACTCCTCGTAGCTCTCCTTGGTCGGATCGTGGGCGGCGAGAAGCGCGTCGAGCGCGTCGTTGACCATCCTCGCTTCCGTGTCGGAGGTGGCTTCGGTGTCACTTGTCCTTGCGGTGTCACTCATATGTGGCAGTTTGCCTGACAGTTTCTCTCGCGGGCAAGCCCCGGCTACCGTCGGAGCATGGAGATCGCGTTCCACTTCGATGTGATGTGTCCCTGGGCCTACCAGACCTCGAAGTGGATCCGTACCGTCCGCGAGATGCGGTCCGACACCGAACCGATCGAGATCGACTGGCGGTTCTTC
This region of Acidimicrobiales bacterium genomic DNA includes:
- a CDS encoding acyl-CoA dehydrogenase family protein, with protein sequence MSDTARTSDTEATSDTEARMVNDALDALLAAHDPTKESYEEFRGHQYDAGLAWVHHPERAGGLGVRPQLQRDVNKRLAEAGAAPMNPAQFFQALAGPTILAHGNQEQYDRFLRPMFTGEEKWCQLFSEPGAGSDFAGLATKAVLDGDEWIVNGQKVWNTLAHIADWGMLVTRTDPDMPKHKGMTYFALDMHLEGVEVRPLRQITGEAEFNEVYMTDVRVPDDCRIGDRGEGWRASLTTLMNERTAIGGGGGGGAPKRGSGAISHLVKVWENLADERKGAAERDEVMKLWIRAEILRLTNMRAIEAAKMGQPGPEGSVAKLAGAELNKELYSKALDLIGMGGQVGYDYTFRRPGAVDLDGADNGIGHAFLRVRANSIEGGTSEVLRNIMGEQMLGLPGEPRVDKGIPWSEVAKN